One stretch of Candidatus Dependentiae bacterium DNA includes these proteins:
- a CDS encoding ankyrin repeat domain-containing protein → MKKNYVKIVMFACIFVAESVTWAGPLCRYESLEHKIDWSNVNKIIDYEDFSAPALVHASSENKSDLVERLLVAMANPNCEAGCGMTPLRAAIICGHVENVRLLLQHRADVNLQCRAMLGNNHGSYLAFAHSLEGTRFSSGTAFSNRLQAIITLLQNRN, encoded by the coding sequence ATGAAAAAAAATTATGTAAAAATTGTTATGTTCGCTTGTATTTTCGTTGCTGAGTCTGTTACTTGGGCGGGACCACTATGTCGATATGAATCCTTGGAACACAAAATAGATTGGTCAAATGTTAATAAAATTATAGATTATGAAGATTTTTCTGCTCCTGCGCTTGTACATGCATCTAGTGAAAACAAATCAGATCTTGTTGAACGTCTTTTGGTAGCAATGGCAAATCCTAATTGTGAGGCAGGATGCGGCATGACTCCTTTGCGAGCAGCTATTATCTGTGGCCATGTTGAAAATGTTAGACTTCTCTTGCAACATAGAGCCGATGTTAATCTTCAATGTCGGGCTATGCTTGGTAATAATCATGGGTCATATCTTGCTTTTGCACACAGCTTAGAGGGAACGAGATTCTCATCAGGAACAGCTTTTTCTAATCGGCTTCAAGCAATTATTACTCTTTTACAAAATAGAAATTAA